A stretch of Lagopus muta isolate bLagMut1 chromosome 9, bLagMut1 primary, whole genome shotgun sequence DNA encodes these proteins:
- the TNK2 gene encoding activated CDC42 kinase 1 isoform X1, translating to MPAGGRQAAVMPPPMPPPPRSGTGGGTQAAELGGEQQCHATFCHVIPCPAPTLAAPRQAQSPPTAAAAMGERCDYQRLSSAEEEEEMLPALPHSLSDSSGLRAPRMGSSRPGLPPQQDVTLGMACRRKLSCSMQAEEGTDWLLELLTELQLQQYFLRIRDELNVTRLSHFEYVKNEDLEKIGMGRPGQRRLWEAVKRRKAMCKRKSWMSKVFSGKRPDSELPPQPHSTFRKPPTPPPPDTGGQHSLTCLIRERDLSLFEKLGDGSFGVVRRGEWCTPAGKTLNVAVKCLKTDVLSQPEVLDDFIREVNAMHSLDHKNLIRLYGVVLSHPMKMVTELAPLGSLLDRLRKNQGHFLISTLCQYAIQVAKGMAYLESKRFIHRDLAARNILLASNEQVKIGDFGLMRALPKNDDHYVMQEHRKVPFAWCAPESLKTRTFSHASDTWMFGVTLWEMFTYGQEPWIGLNGSQILHKIDKEGERLPRPEDCPQDVYNVMLQCWAHKPEDRPTFVALRDFLVEAQPTDMRALQDFEEPDKLHIQMNDIITVIEGRAENYWWRGQNKRTLKVGQFPRNTVTSVAGLSAHDISQPLKNSFIHTGHGDTNPQQCWGFPDKIDELYLGNPMDPPDVLGVDLSAARPTQLPGRAKRQPPPRPPQPSILLTKPSYDPVSEEDEGLSAGLRKLCLKKPGPGKGLRLAKPSARVPGTKVGERQPSRSPSEGPTSGEVTLIDFGEEVPPTTPSPVGELTAPSLAKLAMEAFSLLDKTPPQSPTRALPRPLHPTPVVDWDARPLPPPPAYDDVAQDEDDFEVCSINSPLGRRGSRAGLTRARERGETNYGFVDEGERAAGLEDNLFLPPKDTKQPSLMQTTEIFQELQQECMKRFNVPRGQSACLADDKPQIPPRVPIPPRPLRRNEPGRWSGELSPASGGEEDRPPQIPPRDPLSQPTSRTPSPMALQVGSPQQRAALCSCLSTSPGKPMPTTQSFALDPKYATPKVIQAQGKDCSKGPCILPIVKDGQKVSSTHYYLLPERPAYLDKYEKFFKEAKSPEEAPASRMVTTATVRPMVQQQPDYKANFSSNNSNLGPKCLVKASCSLQKIVYDGPDGYRPSEKIRLVQDTVHGVTTEECQAALQNHGWNVQRAIQYLKVEQLFCLGLKSRVECHRVLEMFDWNLAQASSHLLDPYSSSRQKR from the exons ATGCCAGCCGGGGGGAGACAGGCTGCGGTGATGCCACCGCCGATGCCCCCGCCTCCACGCTCGGGTACCGGGGGGGGCACGCAGGCTGCGGAGCTGGGAGGAGAACAGCAGTGCCACG CAACTTTCTGCCATGTGATCCCGTGCCCGGCTCCAACCCTCGCCGCCCCCAGGCAGGCGCAGAGCCCCCCAACCGCCGCCGCTGCCATGGGCGAGAGATGTGACTACCAGCGCCTGAGCAGcgccgaggaggaggaggagatgctgcccgccctgccccacagcctgtcGGACAGCAGCGGGCTGCGAGCCCCACGGATGGGCAGCAGTCGCCCGGGGCTGCCTCCCCAGCAGGACGTCACTCTGGGCATGGCGTGCCGGCgg AAGCTGAGCTGTAGCATGCAGGCGGAAGAGGGCACAGactggctgctggagctgctgactgagctgcagctgcaacaATACTTCCTGCGCATCCGGGATGAACTCAACGTCACCCGCCTGTCCCACTTCGAGTACGTCAAAAATGAGGATCTGGAGAAGATTGGCATGGGGCGCCCCG GCCAGCGGCGGCTGTGGGAGGCAGTGAAGCGGAGGAAAGCCATGTGCAAGCGGAAATCTTGGATGAGCAAG GTGTTCAGTGGGAAGCGCCCCGACTCGGAGCTGCctcctcagccccacagcaccttCCGCAAGCCCCCAACGCCACCCCCCCCGGACACAGGGGGCCAGCACTCCCTCACCTGCCTCATCAGGGAGCGGGACCTCTCACTCTTCGAGAAGTTGGGTGATGGCTCCTTTGGTGTTGTGCGTCGTGGAGAGTGGTGCACGCCTGCTGGCAAGACG CTCAACGTGGCTGTGAAGTGTCTGAAGACGGACGTGCTGAGCCAGCCGGAGGTGCTGGATGACTTCATCCGCGAGGTGAACGCCATGCACTCGCTGGACCACAAGAACCTCATCCGCCTCTACGGCGTGGTGCTCTCCCACCCCATGAAGATG GTGACAGAACTGGCCCCTCTGGGCTCCCTCCTGGACCGTCTGCGGAAGAACCAGGGccattttctcatttccacGCTGTGCCAGTACGCCATCCAGGTGGCCAAGGGTATGGCCTACCTGGAGTCCAAGCGCTTCATCCACCGAGACCTGGCTGCCCGCAACATCCTGCTCGCCTCCAATGAGCAGGTCAAGATTGGGGACTTTGGGCTGATGAGGGCTCTGCCCAAAAACGATGACCACTACGTGATGCAGGAACATCGTAAGGTGCCCTTCGCCTG GTGTGCTCCTGAGAGCCTAAAGACACGCACTTTCTCCCACGCAAGTGATACTTGGATGTTTGGGGTGACACTATGGGAGATGTTCACCTATGGGCAGGAGCCATGGATTGGCCTCAATGGCAGCCAG ATCCTACACAAGATTGACAAAGAGGGTGAGAGGCTGCCACGGCCCGAGGACTGTCCCCAGGATGTCTACAACgtcatgctgcagtgctgggcccaCAAGCCTGAGGACCGGCCCACTTTCGTGGCCCTGCGTGACTTCCTGGTGGAG gcccagCCCACCGACATGAGGGCTCTGCAAGACTTTGAGGAACCCGACAAGCTGCACATCCAGATGAACGACATCATCACGGTCATCGAGGGCAG GGCCGAGAATTACTGGTGGCGGGGTCAGAATAAGCGGACCCTAAAAGTGGGCCAGTTCCCCCGCAACACGGTGACCTCGGTGGCGGGGCTGTCGGCCCATGACATCAGCCAGCCGCTTAAAAACAGCTTCATCCACACAGGCCATGGAGACACCAaccctcagcagtgctgggggttTCCCGATAAAATTGATGA GCTGTACCTGGGAAATCCCATGGACCCTCCTGATGTTTTAGGAGTGGACCTGAGCGCTGCCAGACCCACCCAGCTCCCAGGAAGGGCTAAAA ggCAGCCGCCTCCGCGCCCGCCTCAGCCTTCCATCCTGCTTACCA AGCCCTCCTACGACCCGGTCAGTGAGGAGGACGAGGGCCTGTCGGCAGGCCTCCGAAAGCTCTGCCTGAAGAAGCCAGGTCCAGGGAAGGGCCTGCGGCTTGCTAAGCCCTCTGCCCGCGTGCCGGGCACCAAGGTGGGCGAGCGGCAACCCAGCCGGTCACCCAGTGAGGGACCAACGAGCGGGGAGGTGACTCTCATTGACTTTGGGGAGGAGGTGCCCCCCACTACCCCTTCGCCCGTGGGGGAGCTGACAGCCCCCTCCCTCGCCAAACTGGCTATGGAAGCCTTCTCGCTGCTGGACAAAACCCCCCCGCAAAGCCCCACACGGGCCCTGCCCCGGCCCCTCCACCCCACGCCGGTGGTGGACTGGGACGCCCGGCCCTTGCCCCCACCGCCCGCCTACGATGACGTGGCACAGGACGAGGATGACTTCGAGGTGTGCTCCATCAACAGCCCCCTGGGGCGACGGGGCAGCCGTGCTGGCCTTACCAGGGCACGTGAGCGGGGTGAAACCAACTACGGCTTTGTGGATGAGGGTGAGCGGGCGGCGGGGCTGGAGGACAACCTCTTTCTGCCCCCCAAGGACACCAAGCAACCCAGCCTGATGCAGACTACTGAGATcttccaggagctgcagcaggagtgcATGAAGAGGTTCAACGTGCCCCGGGGGCAATCCGCGTGCCTGGCTGACGacaaaccccaaatcccaccccgCGTTCCCATTCCTCCTCGGCCGCTGCGCCGCAATGAACCTGGGCGTTGGTCTGGGGAGCTGTCCCCAGCCTCAGGGGGCGAAGAGGACCGgccaccccaaatcccccctcgGGACCCACTGTCACAGCCCACTTCACGGACGCCCAGCCCCATGGCCCTGCAGGTGGGCTCCCCACAGCAGCGGGCTGCCCTCTGCTCTTGCCTGTCCACATCGCCGGGGAAACCCATGCCCACCACGCAGAGCTTTGCCCTGGACCCCAAATACGCTACCCCCAAAGTGATCCAGGCACAGGGCAAGGACTGCTCCAAGGGGCCTTGCATCCTGCCCATTGTGAAGGATGGGCAGAAAGTCAGCAGCACGCACTATTATCTGCTGCCCGAGCGCCCTGCCTACCTGGACAAGTATGAGAAGTTTTTCAAGGAGGCCAAAAGCCCTGAAGAGGCACCAGCATCCCGCATGGTCACCACGGCCACCGTCCGGCCCatggtgcagcagcagcctgactACAAGGCCAACTTCTCGTCCAACAACAGCAATCTCGGGCCCAAGTGTTTGGTGAAAGCTTCCTGCAGCCTCCAGAAAATCGTATATGATGGGCCAGATGGTTATCGTCCCTCGGAGAAGATCCGGCTG GTTCAGGACACAGTGCATGGCGTCACCACTGAGGAGTgccaggcagccctgcagaaccACGGCTGGAATGTTCAACGTGCCATCCAGTACTTGAAG GTGgagcagctcttctgcctgGGGCTGAAGTCCCGTGTGGAGTGCCACCGGGTGCTGGAGATGTTCGACTGGAACCTGGCGCAGGCCAGCTCCCACCTCCTCGACCCCTACAGCTCCTCCAGGCAGAA GCGGTGA
- the TNK2 gene encoding activated CDC42 kinase 1 isoform X3, whose product MPAGGRQAAVMPPPMPPPPRSGTGGGTQAAELGGEQQCHATFCHVIPCPAPTLAAPRQAQSPPTAAAAMGERCDYQRLSSAEEEEEMLPALPHSLSDSSGLRAPRMGSSRPGLPPQQDVTLGMACRRKLSCSMQAEEGTDWLLELLTELQLQQYFLRIRDELNVTRLSHFEYVKNEDLEKIGMGRPGQRRLWEAVKRRKAMCKRKSWMSKVFSGKRPDSELPPQPHSTFRKPPTPPPPDTGGQHSLTCLIRERDLSLFEKLGDGSFGVVRRGEWCTPAGKTLNVAVKCLKTDVLSQPEVLDDFIREVNAMHSLDHKNLIRLYGVVLSHPMKMVTELAPLGSLLDRLRKNQGHFLISTLCQYAIQVAKGMAYLESKRFIHRDLAARNILLASNEQVKIGDFGLMRALPKNDDHYVMQEHRKVPFAWCAPESLKTRTFSHASDTWMFGVTLWEMFTYGQEPWIGLNGSQILHKIDKEGERLPRPEDCPQDVYNVMLQCWAHKPEDRPTFVALRDFLVEAQPTDMRALQDFEEPDKLHIQMNDIITVIEGRLYLGNPMDPPDVLGVDLSAARPTQLPGRAKRQPPPRPPQPSILLTKPSYDPVSEEDEGLSAGLRKLCLKKPGPGKGLRLAKPSARVPGTKVGERQPSRSPSEGPTSGEVTLIDFGEEVPPTTPSPVGELTAPSLAKLAMEAFSLLDKTPPQSPTRALPRPLHPTPVVDWDARPLPPPPAYDDVAQDEDDFEVCSINSPLGRRGSRAGLTRARERGETNYGFVDEGERAAGLEDNLFLPPKDTKQPSLMQTTEIFQELQQECMKRFNVPRGQSACLADDKPQIPPRVPIPPRPLRRNEPGRWSGELSPASGGEEDRPPQIPPRDPLSQPTSRTPSPMALQVGSPQQRAALCSCLSTSPGKPMPTTQSFALDPKYATPKVIQAQGKDCSKGPCILPIVKDGQKVSSTHYYLLPERPAYLDKYEKFFKEAKSPEEAPASRMVTTATVRPMVQQQPDYKANFSSNNSNLGPKCLVKASCSLQKIVYDGPDGYRPSEKIRLVQDTVHGVTTEECQAALQNHGWNVQRAIQYLKVEQLFCLGLKSRVECHRVLEMFDWNLAQASSHLLDPYSSSRQKR is encoded by the exons ATGCCAGCCGGGGGGAGACAGGCTGCGGTGATGCCACCGCCGATGCCCCCGCCTCCACGCTCGGGTACCGGGGGGGGCACGCAGGCTGCGGAGCTGGGAGGAGAACAGCAGTGCCACG CAACTTTCTGCCATGTGATCCCGTGCCCGGCTCCAACCCTCGCCGCCCCCAGGCAGGCGCAGAGCCCCCCAACCGCCGCCGCTGCCATGGGCGAGAGATGTGACTACCAGCGCCTGAGCAGcgccgaggaggaggaggagatgctgcccgccctgccccacagcctgtcGGACAGCAGCGGGCTGCGAGCCCCACGGATGGGCAGCAGTCGCCCGGGGCTGCCTCCCCAGCAGGACGTCACTCTGGGCATGGCGTGCCGGCgg AAGCTGAGCTGTAGCATGCAGGCGGAAGAGGGCACAGactggctgctggagctgctgactgagctgcagctgcaacaATACTTCCTGCGCATCCGGGATGAACTCAACGTCACCCGCCTGTCCCACTTCGAGTACGTCAAAAATGAGGATCTGGAGAAGATTGGCATGGGGCGCCCCG GCCAGCGGCGGCTGTGGGAGGCAGTGAAGCGGAGGAAAGCCATGTGCAAGCGGAAATCTTGGATGAGCAAG GTGTTCAGTGGGAAGCGCCCCGACTCGGAGCTGCctcctcagccccacagcaccttCCGCAAGCCCCCAACGCCACCCCCCCCGGACACAGGGGGCCAGCACTCCCTCACCTGCCTCATCAGGGAGCGGGACCTCTCACTCTTCGAGAAGTTGGGTGATGGCTCCTTTGGTGTTGTGCGTCGTGGAGAGTGGTGCACGCCTGCTGGCAAGACG CTCAACGTGGCTGTGAAGTGTCTGAAGACGGACGTGCTGAGCCAGCCGGAGGTGCTGGATGACTTCATCCGCGAGGTGAACGCCATGCACTCGCTGGACCACAAGAACCTCATCCGCCTCTACGGCGTGGTGCTCTCCCACCCCATGAAGATG GTGACAGAACTGGCCCCTCTGGGCTCCCTCCTGGACCGTCTGCGGAAGAACCAGGGccattttctcatttccacGCTGTGCCAGTACGCCATCCAGGTGGCCAAGGGTATGGCCTACCTGGAGTCCAAGCGCTTCATCCACCGAGACCTGGCTGCCCGCAACATCCTGCTCGCCTCCAATGAGCAGGTCAAGATTGGGGACTTTGGGCTGATGAGGGCTCTGCCCAAAAACGATGACCACTACGTGATGCAGGAACATCGTAAGGTGCCCTTCGCCTG GTGTGCTCCTGAGAGCCTAAAGACACGCACTTTCTCCCACGCAAGTGATACTTGGATGTTTGGGGTGACACTATGGGAGATGTTCACCTATGGGCAGGAGCCATGGATTGGCCTCAATGGCAGCCAG ATCCTACACAAGATTGACAAAGAGGGTGAGAGGCTGCCACGGCCCGAGGACTGTCCCCAGGATGTCTACAACgtcatgctgcagtgctgggcccaCAAGCCTGAGGACCGGCCCACTTTCGTGGCCCTGCGTGACTTCCTGGTGGAG gcccagCCCACCGACATGAGGGCTCTGCAAGACTTTGAGGAACCCGACAAGCTGCACATCCAGATGAACGACATCATCACGGTCATCGAGGGCAG GCTGTACCTGGGAAATCCCATGGACCCTCCTGATGTTTTAGGAGTGGACCTGAGCGCTGCCAGACCCACCCAGCTCCCAGGAAGGGCTAAAA ggCAGCCGCCTCCGCGCCCGCCTCAGCCTTCCATCCTGCTTACCA AGCCCTCCTACGACCCGGTCAGTGAGGAGGACGAGGGCCTGTCGGCAGGCCTCCGAAAGCTCTGCCTGAAGAAGCCAGGTCCAGGGAAGGGCCTGCGGCTTGCTAAGCCCTCTGCCCGCGTGCCGGGCACCAAGGTGGGCGAGCGGCAACCCAGCCGGTCACCCAGTGAGGGACCAACGAGCGGGGAGGTGACTCTCATTGACTTTGGGGAGGAGGTGCCCCCCACTACCCCTTCGCCCGTGGGGGAGCTGACAGCCCCCTCCCTCGCCAAACTGGCTATGGAAGCCTTCTCGCTGCTGGACAAAACCCCCCCGCAAAGCCCCACACGGGCCCTGCCCCGGCCCCTCCACCCCACGCCGGTGGTGGACTGGGACGCCCGGCCCTTGCCCCCACCGCCCGCCTACGATGACGTGGCACAGGACGAGGATGACTTCGAGGTGTGCTCCATCAACAGCCCCCTGGGGCGACGGGGCAGCCGTGCTGGCCTTACCAGGGCACGTGAGCGGGGTGAAACCAACTACGGCTTTGTGGATGAGGGTGAGCGGGCGGCGGGGCTGGAGGACAACCTCTTTCTGCCCCCCAAGGACACCAAGCAACCCAGCCTGATGCAGACTACTGAGATcttccaggagctgcagcaggagtgcATGAAGAGGTTCAACGTGCCCCGGGGGCAATCCGCGTGCCTGGCTGACGacaaaccccaaatcccaccccgCGTTCCCATTCCTCCTCGGCCGCTGCGCCGCAATGAACCTGGGCGTTGGTCTGGGGAGCTGTCCCCAGCCTCAGGGGGCGAAGAGGACCGgccaccccaaatcccccctcgGGACCCACTGTCACAGCCCACTTCACGGACGCCCAGCCCCATGGCCCTGCAGGTGGGCTCCCCACAGCAGCGGGCTGCCCTCTGCTCTTGCCTGTCCACATCGCCGGGGAAACCCATGCCCACCACGCAGAGCTTTGCCCTGGACCCCAAATACGCTACCCCCAAAGTGATCCAGGCACAGGGCAAGGACTGCTCCAAGGGGCCTTGCATCCTGCCCATTGTGAAGGATGGGCAGAAAGTCAGCAGCACGCACTATTATCTGCTGCCCGAGCGCCCTGCCTACCTGGACAAGTATGAGAAGTTTTTCAAGGAGGCCAAAAGCCCTGAAGAGGCACCAGCATCCCGCATGGTCACCACGGCCACCGTCCGGCCCatggtgcagcagcagcctgactACAAGGCCAACTTCTCGTCCAACAACAGCAATCTCGGGCCCAAGTGTTTGGTGAAAGCTTCCTGCAGCCTCCAGAAAATCGTATATGATGGGCCAGATGGTTATCGTCCCTCGGAGAAGATCCGGCTG GTTCAGGACACAGTGCATGGCGTCACCACTGAGGAGTgccaggcagccctgcagaaccACGGCTGGAATGTTCAACGTGCCATCCAGTACTTGAAG GTGgagcagctcttctgcctgGGGCTGAAGTCCCGTGTGGAGTGCCACCGGGTGCTGGAGATGTTCGACTGGAACCTGGCGCAGGCCAGCTCCCACCTCCTCGACCCCTACAGCTCCTCCAGGCAGAA GCGGTGA
- the TNK2 gene encoding activated CDC42 kinase 1 isoform X4: MRRFETLRRSFPFLARFRVYRKLSCSMQAEEGTDWLLELLTELQLQQYFLRIRDELNVTRLSHFEYVKNEDLEKIGMGRPGQRRLWEAVKRRKAMCKRKSWMSKVFSGKRPDSELPPQPHSTFRKPPTPPPPDTGGQHSLTCLIRERDLSLFEKLGDGSFGVVRRGEWCTPAGKTLNVAVKCLKTDVLSQPEVLDDFIREVNAMHSLDHKNLIRLYGVVLSHPMKMVTELAPLGSLLDRLRKNQGHFLISTLCQYAIQVAKGMAYLESKRFIHRDLAARNILLASNEQVKIGDFGLMRALPKNDDHYVMQEHRKVPFAWCAPESLKTRTFSHASDTWMFGVTLWEMFTYGQEPWIGLNGSQILHKIDKEGERLPRPEDCPQDVYNVMLQCWAHKPEDRPTFVALRDFLVEAQPTDMRALQDFEEPDKLHIQMNDIITVIEGRAENYWWRGQNKRTLKVGQFPRNTVTSVAGLSAHDISQPLKNSFIHTGHGDTNPQQCWGFPDKIDELYLGNPMDPPDVLGVDLSAARPTQLPGRAKRQPPPRPPQPSILLTKPSYDPVSEEDEGLSAGLRKLCLKKPGPGKGLRLAKPSARVPGTKVGERQPSRSPSEGPTSGEVTLIDFGEEVPPTTPSPVGELTAPSLAKLAMEAFSLLDKTPPQSPTRALPRPLHPTPVVDWDARPLPPPPAYDDVAQDEDDFEVCSINSPLGRRGSRAGLTRARERGETNYGFVDEGERAAGLEDNLFLPPKDTKQPSLMQTTEIFQELQQECMKRFNVPRGQSACLADDKPQIPPRVPIPPRPLRRNEPGRWSGELSPASGGEEDRPPQIPPRDPLSQPTSRTPSPMALQVGSPQQRAALCSCLSTSPGKPMPTTQSFALDPKYATPKVIQAQGKDCSKGPCILPIVKDGQKVSSTHYYLLPERPAYLDKYEKFFKEAKSPEEAPASRMVTTATVRPMVQQQPDYKANFSSNNSNLGPKCLVKASCSLQKIVYDGPDGYRPSEKIRLVQDTVHGVTTEECQAALQNHGWNVQRAIQYLKVEQLFCLGLKSRVECHRVLEMFDWNLAQASSHLLDPYSSSRQKR, translated from the exons ATGCGACGCTTCGAGACTCTGCGCcgttccttccccttcctcgcCCGCTTCCGCGTCTACCGA AAGCTGAGCTGTAGCATGCAGGCGGAAGAGGGCACAGactggctgctggagctgctgactgagctgcagctgcaacaATACTTCCTGCGCATCCGGGATGAACTCAACGTCACCCGCCTGTCCCACTTCGAGTACGTCAAAAATGAGGATCTGGAGAAGATTGGCATGGGGCGCCCCG GCCAGCGGCGGCTGTGGGAGGCAGTGAAGCGGAGGAAAGCCATGTGCAAGCGGAAATCTTGGATGAGCAAG GTGTTCAGTGGGAAGCGCCCCGACTCGGAGCTGCctcctcagccccacagcaccttCCGCAAGCCCCCAACGCCACCCCCCCCGGACACAGGGGGCCAGCACTCCCTCACCTGCCTCATCAGGGAGCGGGACCTCTCACTCTTCGAGAAGTTGGGTGATGGCTCCTTTGGTGTTGTGCGTCGTGGAGAGTGGTGCACGCCTGCTGGCAAGACG CTCAACGTGGCTGTGAAGTGTCTGAAGACGGACGTGCTGAGCCAGCCGGAGGTGCTGGATGACTTCATCCGCGAGGTGAACGCCATGCACTCGCTGGACCACAAGAACCTCATCCGCCTCTACGGCGTGGTGCTCTCCCACCCCATGAAGATG GTGACAGAACTGGCCCCTCTGGGCTCCCTCCTGGACCGTCTGCGGAAGAACCAGGGccattttctcatttccacGCTGTGCCAGTACGCCATCCAGGTGGCCAAGGGTATGGCCTACCTGGAGTCCAAGCGCTTCATCCACCGAGACCTGGCTGCCCGCAACATCCTGCTCGCCTCCAATGAGCAGGTCAAGATTGGGGACTTTGGGCTGATGAGGGCTCTGCCCAAAAACGATGACCACTACGTGATGCAGGAACATCGTAAGGTGCCCTTCGCCTG GTGTGCTCCTGAGAGCCTAAAGACACGCACTTTCTCCCACGCAAGTGATACTTGGATGTTTGGGGTGACACTATGGGAGATGTTCACCTATGGGCAGGAGCCATGGATTGGCCTCAATGGCAGCCAG ATCCTACACAAGATTGACAAAGAGGGTGAGAGGCTGCCACGGCCCGAGGACTGTCCCCAGGATGTCTACAACgtcatgctgcagtgctgggcccaCAAGCCTGAGGACCGGCCCACTTTCGTGGCCCTGCGTGACTTCCTGGTGGAG gcccagCCCACCGACATGAGGGCTCTGCAAGACTTTGAGGAACCCGACAAGCTGCACATCCAGATGAACGACATCATCACGGTCATCGAGGGCAG GGCCGAGAATTACTGGTGGCGGGGTCAGAATAAGCGGACCCTAAAAGTGGGCCAGTTCCCCCGCAACACGGTGACCTCGGTGGCGGGGCTGTCGGCCCATGACATCAGCCAGCCGCTTAAAAACAGCTTCATCCACACAGGCCATGGAGACACCAaccctcagcagtgctgggggttTCCCGATAAAATTGATGA GCTGTACCTGGGAAATCCCATGGACCCTCCTGATGTTTTAGGAGTGGACCTGAGCGCTGCCAGACCCACCCAGCTCCCAGGAAGGGCTAAAA ggCAGCCGCCTCCGCGCCCGCCTCAGCCTTCCATCCTGCTTACCA AGCCCTCCTACGACCCGGTCAGTGAGGAGGACGAGGGCCTGTCGGCAGGCCTCCGAAAGCTCTGCCTGAAGAAGCCAGGTCCAGGGAAGGGCCTGCGGCTTGCTAAGCCCTCTGCCCGCGTGCCGGGCACCAAGGTGGGCGAGCGGCAACCCAGCCGGTCACCCAGTGAGGGACCAACGAGCGGGGAGGTGACTCTCATTGACTTTGGGGAGGAGGTGCCCCCCACTACCCCTTCGCCCGTGGGGGAGCTGACAGCCCCCTCCCTCGCCAAACTGGCTATGGAAGCCTTCTCGCTGCTGGACAAAACCCCCCCGCAAAGCCCCACACGGGCCCTGCCCCGGCCCCTCCACCCCACGCCGGTGGTGGACTGGGACGCCCGGCCCTTGCCCCCACCGCCCGCCTACGATGACGTGGCACAGGACGAGGATGACTTCGAGGTGTGCTCCATCAACAGCCCCCTGGGGCGACGGGGCAGCCGTGCTGGCCTTACCAGGGCACGTGAGCGGGGTGAAACCAACTACGGCTTTGTGGATGAGGGTGAGCGGGCGGCGGGGCTGGAGGACAACCTCTTTCTGCCCCCCAAGGACACCAAGCAACCCAGCCTGATGCAGACTACTGAGATcttccaggagctgcagcaggagtgcATGAAGAGGTTCAACGTGCCCCGGGGGCAATCCGCGTGCCTGGCTGACGacaaaccccaaatcccaccccgCGTTCCCATTCCTCCTCGGCCGCTGCGCCGCAATGAACCTGGGCGTTGGTCTGGGGAGCTGTCCCCAGCCTCAGGGGGCGAAGAGGACCGgccaccccaaatcccccctcgGGACCCACTGTCACAGCCCACTTCACGGACGCCCAGCCCCATGGCCCTGCAGGTGGGCTCCCCACAGCAGCGGGCTGCCCTCTGCTCTTGCCTGTCCACATCGCCGGGGAAACCCATGCCCACCACGCAGAGCTTTGCCCTGGACCCCAAATACGCTACCCCCAAAGTGATCCAGGCACAGGGCAAGGACTGCTCCAAGGGGCCTTGCATCCTGCCCATTGTGAAGGATGGGCAGAAAGTCAGCAGCACGCACTATTATCTGCTGCCCGAGCGCCCTGCCTACCTGGACAAGTATGAGAAGTTTTTCAAGGAGGCCAAAAGCCCTGAAGAGGCACCAGCATCCCGCATGGTCACCACGGCCACCGTCCGGCCCatggtgcagcagcagcctgactACAAGGCCAACTTCTCGTCCAACAACAGCAATCTCGGGCCCAAGTGTTTGGTGAAAGCTTCCTGCAGCCTCCAGAAAATCGTATATGATGGGCCAGATGGTTATCGTCCCTCGGAGAAGATCCGGCTG GTTCAGGACACAGTGCATGGCGTCACCACTGAGGAGTgccaggcagccctgcagaaccACGGCTGGAATGTTCAACGTGCCATCCAGTACTTGAAG GTGgagcagctcttctgcctgGGGCTGAAGTCCCGTGTGGAGTGCCACCGGGTGCTGGAGATGTTCGACTGGAACCTGGCGCAGGCCAGCTCCCACCTCCTCGACCCCTACAGCTCCTCCAGGCAGAA GCGGTGA